One Salvia splendens isolate huo1 chromosome 1, SspV2, whole genome shotgun sequence genomic window, ATCTGAATCCAAGATTTGAACTCAGACAAATATCGATAAATCTCAATTAAAATTGAGTGCGGCCGGGCAAAGAGACAAACTCGATCGGCCGTCTCTGTTCGATGGGTATCGCATCAAATGGTAATGTCTCACTCCTCACCCAATTAGATTGCCACGACCAATTTTAATTCAACGCTAGAAATAACTGATTATACACATCAATATTTCGAAACTACATTTGTCTTGGTATCTATTTTGAAGAAATTTGATATATATCCAATACGGGATGAGTCTTTATCTTATAAggtatgtattttatgtgtgcACAATTTATGATTACTATTCGTTTAGTTCATAGTTTACAATTATAGATTATAATAAGCAAAATAAAGATAAActtaataatacaaaaaaaactcaaataattttatatatgaaaAACATATTTAGCAAACTCTACTAATTAGGATTAATTACAATCGAACATCGATTACCTCCAAATTTCGGATAGCTAGCAACGCATCAAATGGAGGCATAGGAGACCAATGAATGCCGGTGTAAGCAATCCATACATTGAAAAAGAGAAGCATCCAATTAGCAACTAATGATGGTTCTCCAAAAAATTGCGATGGGCTAGAAATATTCTATCGTTGCTTACGACAAGACATGATTTATTCTTGCACATAGACAACACGTTGGCAACGAGGAAAGAGTTCTTCCAACATAGACGCGACAACACTGGACGCATAAACCTCTCTACACTGCAAAAATGCATGTCGATAACTTGCAACTAGTGGAGGAGTACTGGTGTATACTAATTAGAGGAGAACTTGCACGTTGCCTGAAGCACAGGATGTGAGTGCTTGAATCATTTATGCAAAGCCGTTAGCAACACATTCATAGACAAATacaaattagattattattattataagtaACAAATACCATAAGAATATAAGCATAACCGAATTATTAAAtcttaaataaaagaaaattcttACCATGTTTTGAAGGGTTGGTAATAGTTCATTATAAAATCTTACCATGTTTGGGGTGGTAAATATCATGTTAGTTCATTACGTcgttttatttgaatattaaaatttgtctgagtttttaaattaaaatattatagtatGCGCATTCGATCTCTAATTATTTTAAACaaatgatatgaaaatgaaattgtCCACGTAAGCACAAGCATGAGTCGGATTATCCAAACAAACATTAGCAGCTAGCAGTTATCCAACACCACTCATCAATGGCTGCTCTCAACTTCTGCTGTTGTTCCCCTCTTCCAAACCTCACCACCGCCACCACATCTTTGTCTCACCACCAAAATTCCCACTCCCTCACCGCTTCCCCTCCCCTTGCCAGCTGCAGCCCGCCGCAGGTACTCGCCGCCTCAACAAAAATCATCTcctaatttttcattttgtttaactTAAATCGCATTTGCTATTTTTTAGGGCACTCAATTTCGGAGCAATCTATCTTCCATATGTGATTCATTCTCTAAAGTTAGTGTCCTTGCACTAGTTTCCGCTTCACTTGTTTTTGCTTCCAACCCTGCCCTCGCATTTAAGGTAattcttgaatttaattaaatatgatcTCGCTGAATTGTCGATCGTTTAGTTTATTTCatgcttttgttttttttttatgttgatcGATCTTAAATTGGGGGTGTAATATATCATGATTAGGGGGGAGGTCCTTATGGCGCTGAAGTGACAAGGGGGCAGGATCTAACTGGGAAAGATTTTAGTGGCAAGACATTGATCAAGCAAGATTTTAAGACGGTAGGCGTTTTTGCAATATGTTTTATCTGCGATTTTCCGTTTGGTTTCTTCCTGATTGATGAAATTAGGGATGGTTTTGCTAGCTTGATGCATACCCAGTTTAGAAATATTCGTATTTAGCTCGGATCACATTTATGGAGATTGTATGGTATATGTTGCAGTTTCACTAGTGAATGTCAATGAGTTAGTTGCTGGGTTTTTTGGCAGTCAATACTAAGGCAAGCAAACTTTAAAGGAGCTAAATTACTGGGGGCCAGCTTCTTTGATGCTGATTTAACAGGTATATCCATAGTTTCTGTCTTGTTCCCAAGTTGAACAGCTTCTTTTCTTCGTCGAGCGTTTTGAATGGCCAAGAATTTCTACTGTTTCATGGATATGGCTTCCTTGAAGATGAAAGTTTGATTTGCATAAATGCACGGGGCTGGCTGATAATCACTGTAGACTTTAGGTCGATACGTAAATGATGAATTGGAGGGAAACTAGGTGAGTTGtttgtaaataaattagaatCGTTCCCCTGATGACAGATCTTACTAAAGATGATAAATACTTGTGATGGAAGTGTATCTTCTTACCCAAACTATAGTAGAGCTTGGTTTTATACTATCCATTGATCCACCGGCAATTGTGGGGACTGTAATACAGTCTTCACTATTTGCCTAagatatttttgtgatgtgCTAAACTACTTGATTTTCTGTTATGTTTGTGGATTGATTGTATTATAGCCTACACAATTTTTGTAGAGAGCAGATAAAATGAAGATGACATTCTGGAATCTTAACCTTCGTTTATGGGAGTTTGTTCATGGCTTCATGCTAACAAGTAGACATATCAAACTAGTAGCTACTGTTTCTTAGAGATGGTAATCAAGACAGGAGATGATTTGCATATTGGCAAAAGGAATTAAGAGTGGAAGATTGTCTGTATTGCTTGATGAATCAACGATTTACAGCCCCTCAGTTTATAGGGAAGTTATTTCCCTATCTATGGTAATTACAATAAATTgtaatcaatctattctaggaaTTAATACAATGTAATCAATCCTAGTCTATCACTGATTTTGTGCAATATTCTCTCTTTGTGGGATATTCCCTTTTGATATGGTTTGACACTCCCCTCAAGTTGAGAAACGGTatctccgatactcaacttgcctaAAATCTCCTTGAAAGCTTTCGGATGAACTGCCTTGGTCAAGATGTCTGCCAACTGTTCTTCTGATCGTACAAATGGGAACTCAATGGTACCTGCCTCGAGATTTTCTTTAATGAAGTGACGGTCaacttccacatgtttagtTCTGTCATGTTGCACCGGATTTTCTGAGATGCTGATTGCTGCTTTGTTGTCGCAAAATAATTGACTTTTCCTCGTAGGTGGGTAGCCAATTTCCGTTAACAACCTCCTTAACCACATTATTTCCATAAGTCCACTTTTGATTCCTCTGAACTCAGCTTCTGCACTAGATAAGGCcaccaccttttgtttcttgcttctccaagtgacaagGTTGCCTCCAACGAAGGTGAAGTAGCCTCCTGTAGACTTTCTATCGACGGGGTTacttgcccaatctgcatcggtgTATCCGTCGATTTCTAGAGTTTCTTTCTTAGCTAAGAACACTCCATATCCTACCGTCCCTTTCAGATATCGAACAATCCTCAAGGCGGCATCCATGTGGTCAGCTTGTggttggtgcatgaactgactaacTATGCCAACTGCATAAGTAATATCTGGCCGAGTGTGGGATAAATAGATAAGCTTCCCTACCAATCGTTGATACCGTTCGCGATCTGCAAGTACGGCTCCTTCTTCTATCTTCAAGCCGTGGTTTGGGATCATGGGAGTTTCTGCCGATTTGCACTCCAATAGGCCCGTCTCTGCCAATAGATCAAGGACGTACTTCTTTTGCCTTAGAAATATTCCGTGCCTcgatctcaacacttcaattccAAGAAAGTATTTCAAtgctccaagatctttcatttcaaattccttGAATAGATTCTCTCACAGGCTTTGAATTTCCTCACTATCATCCCCTGTGATGATCATATCGTCTACGTAGATAATTAGGCAGGTAATCTTGTCTCCCCTTTTTTTCGTGAAGAGTGTGTGGTCTGACTGACTCTGTTTGAACCCTTGTTTGGCCATAGCCTGacaaaatcttccaaaccagaCTCTTGGGGACTGCTTTAGTCCATACAATGTTTTTCTCAAACGACACACTTGTCCTGTTCTGAAATCTGCCGCACAACCCGGTGGCACTTCCATATATacttctttattttcttctaaTTCTCCACGAAGAAAGGCATTTGTGACGTCGAACTGATGTAGGGGCCAATCTTTGCATGCTGCTACAGACAGTAAAGCTCGAACCGTGTTAAGCTTGGCAACTGGGGAGAAGGTTTCTTCATAGTCTATTCCATACACTTGTGTGTATCCTTTCGCCACAAGCCTCGCCTTGTAtttctcgattgaaccatctgctcttcTTTTGATGGTAAAAATCTATCTACATCCAACAGGCTTCTTCCCATTAGGTAATGTGCACTTCTCCCACGTTTCATTTTTGATGAGTGcatctatttctttcttcataGCTTCTCTCCAGTGCTTGTGTCTTGATGCCTCCTCAAATGATTGAggaatttcctcttcttcgtaCAGGGCGGCTTCGAATGCTCGGGCCATTTCTGATAATTGTCCTTGTGCGGTATTCGCCATAGAATATCTGCCCCTTCTTCCTTTCCAATCTGGTGAGTACCTCCGAGGTGGGACTCCTCTTGTACTTCTTGGAGATAGCTCATATGACTGTTCCGTATCTCCATCACCTCTACTCATTCCACATTCGGCCTCATTGTTCCTATCCATATTAGTACTTTCAGGAGAAATGCTATCATCAATATTGGAATTATGTACCTCAGGATTCAAAGCCGGGGTTGATCTTTGGTCAATGTCACTTTGCACTTCGTTCTGTACTACTGGGTTTGACGGCCCGGTGGTGCTGTTAACCTCGTCTGTTGGACCAACCTCTGTGACAGGATCTGGCGATGACTCTCCCCCAGAGTGGTTTTCCCTTGGAACAGTGTTGGGTATGGGTGTAGGTAGCCAATTTAGTAAGTCACTATTCGGATGTTCATCTGAAGTTggtgtctccccctgactactagattggCTGTAAAAGAATtctccttccacaaaatcacaattcaagGTGGTATGTATCTGGCGAGTGGTTGGGTCATAGCACCTATACCCTTTCTGAATTTTTCCATAGCCAAGAAACACACATTTTAGGGCACATGGGGAAAATTTGGTACGTTCGTGTTTAGGGATATGAACGAAGACAGTACACCCGAACACCCTGGGTTCTAAAGACAAGAATGATGGAAGTTCAAAGTGTTGGGAAAAAATGTCGAGGGGAGTTTTGAAGTTTAGGATCCCAGTGGGTAAGCGGTTCATAAGGTACACTGATGTAGCTACAGCTTCGGGCCAAAAGGACTTGGGTACTTTGGAGTCAAGTAGAAGGGCTCGGGTGATTTCTAGGATATATCgattttttctttctgcaaacCCATTCTGTTCGGGAGTATAGGCACATGATGTTTGGTGAACTAATCCCTTTTTCCCTGAAAAAATTTTGCATTTTTTCGTTGACAAACTCTCCCCCGTTATCTGACCTAAGGATTTGAATTGTTTGGTGATATTGGGTTTGGATTAGGGTAAAGAATTCAGTGAATTTGTCAAACACTTCGGACTTAGGTTTCAAgaaataaatccaagtcatgCGAGAATAGTCATCAATAAAGAGCACGAAATATCTAAAACCTTGTCCCCCAGTAATAGGAGCggggccccaaacatcagaatgtatTAAAGCAAAAAGAGTTTTTATTCTTGTATTATTCAACTTAAAAGTATGTCTGTGACTTTTGGCTAACAAACAAGTTTCACAATGGAAGGAATTCATAGAGGTCGCTAACTTAGGAAAAAGCATGCGTAAATACCTTATGGATGGatgtcctaaccgacgatgccaaagccaagcctgcctGTCCGTTGGTCCGTGAGTCAGCATTGCaacactctgttgggctatctcatccacatagtacagtccgttGCGCTCAGTGCCACACCCAattatcgtccccgtcttgatatcctgtagcATGCAAAATTGAGGTTGCATCAGTAACTTGCAATTCAGTTctttagtcacatgactaatagagAGGAGCTTATGTGATAATGATGGCACAAAAAGGCAATTAGATAGGCATAAAGTGGGCGAAATATTAATTGTGCCTGCCCCTTGGACCCGGGCTAGGTCCCCACTGGCCGTCTGGACATAGGACTTGGTGAATTTTGAGATAGTTTGAAAATCAGATGCATCAAACGACATCGTGTCAGTTGcgccacaatcaaaaatccaatggGTATCTTTATGGCCTGTTTGGGACATAGAGGAATAAGCTAAGACATC contains:
- the LOC121743980 gene encoding thylakoid lumenal 15 kDa protein 1, chloroplastic-like, translated to MAALNFCCCSPLPNLTTATTSLSHHQNSHSLTASPPLASCSPPQGTQFRSNLSSICDSFSKVSVLALVSASLVFASNPALAFKGGGPYGAEVTRGQDLTGKDFSGKTLIKQDFKTSILRQANFKGAKLLGASFFDADLTGADLSGADLRGADFSLANVTKVNLSNANLEGALTTGNTSFKGSIITGADFTDVPLRDDQRELLCKVADGTNPVTGNETRETLLCK